In the Streptomyces sp. cg36 genome, one interval contains:
- a CDS encoding RNB domain-containing ribonuclease produces the protein MPRRHLSMTGAAAPLRTALRALRTTLDVPEDFPPDVLADAERAAATPRLPVRDATDLPFFTIDPPTSMDLDQAMHLARRDGGYRVHYAIADVAAYVTPGGPLDTEAHRRVNTLYFPDERVPLHPPVLSEDAASLLPGRVRPAVLWTIDLDAEGAATATHVERALVRSRAKLDYDGVQRRIDDGTAEPPLALLADIGRLREEQEAARGGISLNVPEQEVVQRDGGYGLEYRAPLPADGWNAQISLLTGIAAAHLMLAYGTGILRTLPTAPDGAVARLRRTAGALGIDWPHHVPYARVVRSLDPREPRHAAFLQECTTLLRGAGYTVFTGGRLPDPVVHAAVADAYTHCTAPLRRLADRYASELCLAAVAGADAPGWVLAALDALPKEMAEGNRRANTAERECVDLVEAALLKDRVGEVFEATVVDVEEDAPAVGTVHLGDPAVVARVKGGTAPLPLGGRLRVRLTRADPGTAKVEFAPA, from the coding sequence ATGCCTCGCCGCCACCTGAGCATGACCGGCGCAGCCGCCCCACTGAGGACCGCCCTGCGCGCCCTCCGCACCACCCTCGACGTCCCCGAGGACTTCCCCCCGGACGTTCTCGCCGACGCGGAGCGCGCCGCCGCCACCCCCCGACTGCCCGTCCGCGACGCCACGGACCTGCCCTTCTTCACCATCGACCCGCCCACCTCGATGGACCTGGACCAGGCCATGCACCTGGCCCGGCGGGACGGCGGCTACCGCGTCCACTACGCCATCGCCGACGTCGCCGCGTACGTCACCCCGGGCGGCCCCCTCGACACCGAGGCCCACCGCCGGGTGAACACCCTCTACTTCCCCGACGAGCGCGTCCCTCTCCACCCGCCCGTACTCTCCGAGGACGCCGCCAGCCTGCTGCCCGGCCGCGTCCGCCCCGCGGTCCTGTGGACCATCGACCTGGACGCCGAGGGGGCGGCCACTGCCACCCACGTCGAACGCGCCCTCGTCCGCAGCCGCGCCAAGCTCGACTACGACGGGGTGCAGCGCCGCATCGACGACGGCACCGCCGAACCCCCGCTCGCGCTGCTCGCCGACATCGGGCGGCTGCGCGAGGAGCAGGAGGCCGCCCGGGGCGGCATCTCCCTCAACGTCCCCGAGCAGGAGGTCGTCCAGCGCGACGGCGGCTACGGCCTGGAGTACCGCGCCCCGCTGCCCGCCGACGGCTGGAACGCCCAGATCTCCCTGCTCACCGGTATCGCCGCGGCCCATCTGATGCTGGCGTACGGCACCGGCATCCTGCGCACCCTGCCCACCGCCCCGGACGGCGCGGTGGCCCGGCTGCGGCGCACGGCCGGGGCGCTGGGCATCGACTGGCCGCACCATGTCCCGTACGCCCGGGTCGTCCGCTCCCTCGACCCGCGCGAGCCGCGCCACGCCGCGTTCCTCCAGGAGTGCACCACGCTGCTGCGCGGCGCCGGGTACACCGTGTTCACCGGCGGCCGGCTGCCGGACCCCGTGGTGCACGCGGCCGTCGCCGACGCGTACACGCACTGCACGGCCCCCCTGCGCCGCCTCGCCGACCGCTACGCGAGCGAGCTGTGCCTGGCGGCCGTGGCGGGCGCCGACGCCCCCGGCTGGGTGCTGGCCGCGCTCGACGCCCTGCCCAAGGAGATGGCCGAGGGCAACCGGCGGGCGAACACCGCCGAGCGCGAGTGCGTGGACCTGGTCGAGGCGGCCCTGCTCAAGGACCGGGTGGGCGAGGTCTTCGAGGCGACGGTGGTCGACGTCGAGGAGGACGCCCCGGCCGTCGGCACCGTCCACCTCGGCGACCCGGCGGTGGTGGCCCGCGTCAAGGGCGGCACCGCCCCGCTCCCGCTGGGCGGGCGCCTGCGCGTCCGTCTGACCCGGGCGGACCCGGGCACGGCGAAGGTGGAGTTCGCCCCGGCCTGA
- a CDS encoding DUF6087 family protein, with the protein MDDEPLSQWAERRDARIGQLRAVPLVTGDGPRASHLNPDVPRAIQRWNGHLWKAHGFAANLAEARRILFPLTEATATPEASPKLGPGTGRHRKPPTPR; encoded by the coding sequence ATGGACGACGAACCGCTCTCCCAGTGGGCCGAACGTCGCGACGCGAGGATCGGGCAACTCCGCGCCGTACCCCTCGTGACCGGCGACGGCCCGAGGGCATCGCATCTGAACCCCGATGTACCCCGTGCGATCCAGCGGTGGAACGGCCACCTGTGGAAGGCGCACGGTTTCGCGGCGAACCTCGCGGAAGCACGGCGCATCCTGTTTCCCCTCACCGAGGCCACCGCCACTCCTGAGGCGTCACCGAAGCTCGGCCCCGGGACCGGCAGACATCGGAAGCCTCCGACGCCCCGATAA
- the tgmC gene encoding ATP-grasp peptide maturase system methyltransferase — MTDPASDRRRMAAVLVNEGVLKSPWLRAAVEAVPRERFLHPGVFLDEGRTWRPTTAADTNPDEWLKIAYGVDTLTTQLDGHLSADQADEPVVGVPTSSSTDPATVVGMIEALDLTVGHRVLEIGTGTGYSTALMCHYLGEDNVTTVEVDTQVATRADVALEAAGFSTWTVTGDGLLGHPYRAPYDRVIATCAVRRIPYAWIRQTRPGGVVLGTVGSWPWGTGLAKLVVDNDGTAEGSIVGRSSFMQARAQAVAPVAGDLSARTAYTESERTALLSPLVLEEWMPAFLAQLAAPGAQFVRATDGDGSPMLYLFDPGKESFAEFLVDGESWTVRQGGPVALWDDVERSLVAWQDGGAPGIDSVRLRVTPASHRYWIDQVPSLRWEHRIA, encoded by the coding sequence ATGACCGACCCGGCATCCGACCGACGCCGCATGGCGGCGGTACTCGTGAACGAAGGCGTCCTGAAGTCCCCCTGGCTGCGTGCGGCCGTCGAGGCCGTGCCCCGCGAACGGTTCCTCCACCCGGGAGTGTTCCTGGACGAGGGGCGGACCTGGCGGCCCACCACCGCCGCCGACACGAACCCGGACGAGTGGCTGAAGATCGCATACGGCGTCGACACGCTCACCACCCAGCTGGACGGCCACCTTTCCGCCGACCAGGCCGACGAACCCGTCGTGGGCGTGCCCACGTCCTCCTCGACCGATCCGGCCACCGTCGTCGGCATGATCGAGGCCCTGGACCTCACGGTGGGTCACCGAGTCCTGGAGATCGGTACGGGCACCGGCTACTCCACAGCCCTGATGTGCCACTACCTCGGCGAGGACAACGTCACCACGGTCGAGGTGGACACACAGGTGGCCACCCGGGCCGATGTCGCTCTCGAAGCCGCCGGCTTCTCGACGTGGACGGTGACGGGCGACGGCCTCCTCGGCCACCCGTACCGGGCACCGTACGACCGGGTCATCGCCACCTGCGCAGTCCGCCGCATCCCGTACGCGTGGATCAGGCAAACGAGACCCGGAGGCGTGGTCCTCGGCACGGTCGGCTCGTGGCCGTGGGGAACCGGCCTCGCGAAACTGGTCGTCGACAATGATGGCACCGCCGAGGGCTCGATCGTCGGGCGCTCCTCCTTCATGCAGGCGCGTGCCCAGGCAGTGGCCCCCGTGGCCGGCGATCTCTCCGCACGGACCGCGTACACGGAGAGTGAGCGGACCGCTCTGCTGTCCCCCCTCGTCCTTGAGGAATGGATGCCCGCCTTTCTGGCACAGCTGGCCGCGCCCGGCGCTCAGTTCGTCCGCGCGACGGACGGTGACGGGTCGCCCATGCTGTACCTGTTCGATCCGGGGAAGGAGTCGTTCGCCGAGTTCCTCGTCGACGGCGAGAGCTGGACCGTTCGCCAGGGCGGCCCGGTGGCCCTGTGGGACGACGTGGAGCGTTCTCTCGTCGCCTGGCAGGACGGCGGGGCGCCGGGGATCGACTCCGTACGGCTCCGTGTGACGCCCGCGTCCCACCGGTACTGGATCGACCAGGTCCCCTCCCTGCGCTGGGAACACCGGATCGCCTGA
- the tgmB gene encoding ATP-grasp ribosomal peptide maturase, with translation MTEERPVLVATEADDITADMVITELNRRDAPVVRFNPADIGENLTVSARFGTCPAPVVGQVRTPSRTADVTQVRSVYWRRPEWPTFPHLSADDSRFAAAQVRYGLGGTLYALGGPLWVNHPLPVAAADYKPAQLVLAQQLGFTIPPTLVTNDPDEAREFVRAQEQAIFKTLRWTPYTRDNLPVTGWADPVTVDEIDDSVRVTPHLFQARVDKVADVRVLIVGRQAFAVRIDSDLLDWRKDYSALTYTVEHLPDRVTEGLHAYLDRLDLVSGSFDLAVDRAGDYWWLELNPNGQWGWLETETGLPMAAAFADLLAQGDRR, from the coding sequence ATGACCGAGGAGAGGCCGGTTCTGGTGGCCACCGAGGCGGACGACATCACCGCCGACATGGTGATCACCGAACTCAACCGGCGCGATGCGCCGGTGGTCCGGTTCAACCCCGCCGACATCGGCGAAAACCTCACGGTCTCGGCTCGGTTCGGCACCTGCCCGGCCCCAGTGGTCGGGCAGGTGCGCACCCCGTCGAGAACCGCTGATGTGACCCAGGTCCGGTCGGTGTACTGGCGCCGCCCGGAATGGCCCACGTTTCCCCACCTGTCCGCTGACGACTCCCGGTTCGCGGCGGCACAGGTCCGCTACGGACTCGGTGGCACCCTCTACGCCCTGGGCGGCCCGCTCTGGGTCAACCACCCCCTGCCCGTTGCCGCAGCCGACTACAAACCCGCGCAGCTCGTTCTCGCCCAGCAACTCGGCTTCACCATCCCTCCCACCCTTGTCACCAACGACCCGGACGAAGCCCGCGAGTTCGTCCGGGCTCAGGAGCAAGCGATCTTCAAGACGCTGCGATGGACCCCCTACACGCGTGACAACTTGCCGGTGACCGGCTGGGCGGATCCGGTCACCGTCGACGAGATCGACGACAGCGTCCGGGTCACCCCCCACTTGTTCCAAGCCCGTGTGGACAAGGTCGCCGACGTCCGCGTACTGATCGTCGGCCGGCAGGCGTTCGCCGTACGCATCGACTCCGACCTCCTGGACTGGCGCAAGGACTACAGCGCCCTGACATACACCGTGGAGCACCTTCCCGACCGGGTGACCGAGGGACTGCATGCCTACCTGGACCGACTGGATCTGGTGTCGGGAAGCTTCGACCTCGCGGTCGACCGCGCCGGGGACTACTGGTGGCTGGAGTTGAATCCCAACGGACAGTGGGGGTGGCTGGAGACCGAGACCGGCCTCCCGATGGCCGCTGCCTTCGCCGACCTACTCGCACAAGGAGACCGCCGATGA
- the tgmA gene encoding putative ATP-grasp-modified RiPP, with protein MTTSAALPSPTRPWGAGRLAPYPTVTRRPHTTVAIDPTTQLGVFRDRAGQVVEMGKHGTSSGTETSTTTNSDSRNDQGHDQDSTQD; from the coding sequence ATGACCACCTCTGCCGCACTCCCCTCCCCCACGCGGCCGTGGGGTGCGGGCCGACTCGCGCCTTACCCGACGGTCACCCGCCGACCCCACACCACGGTCGCCATCGACCCCACGACACAGCTCGGAGTGTTCCGCGACCGTGCCGGGCAGGTCGTCGAGATGGGCAAGCACGGCACCAGCTCCGGCACCGAGACCTCCACGACGACGAACTCGGACTCCCGGAACGACCAGGGTCACGATCAGGACAGCACGCAGGACTGA
- a CDS encoding helix-turn-helix transcriptional regulator gives MTSRRKHVAERRVARGYSQEEFAEALSVAASTVVRWESGRAAPRPHQRPKIAELLGVTLPELEALLSDEQPAETAGLSAAPPLLHGDDDDMKRREVLGLLAVTGALVALPDPGEAARGRAVSMLLETGDALHRSLWQAYALSDSKQVVFPAVRAQLDVMAKGLTETRTAVDRSRLCRMTADVYQLVGELFFDANRYTEAAQCYTLAANAAYAGSDHDLWACAMTRHAYVELYARRAHAAQPLLAAAFRIALRGDDTLSTRHWVAAVQAQAYAAVGDLDACNRALDEAEKAHALDGAHSHNGGWLRFDGSRLAEERGACYLQLGRPDLAEEALTTALAQPLSLRRRAAVLSDLAVLGAHRQDTDQVVHYAEQALGLADLSNSGFIGKKLDGLRGRLAPLMSDDRVSTLDHRIAALPRTA, from the coding sequence ATGACGTCGAGGCGTAAGCACGTTGCGGAACGGCGCGTGGCCCGGGGTTACTCTCAGGAGGAATTCGCAGAAGCGCTCTCGGTGGCCGCGTCCACCGTGGTCCGTTGGGAAAGTGGTCGCGCCGCCCCGCGTCCCCACCAACGGCCGAAGATCGCAGAGCTGTTGGGAGTGACCCTCCCCGAGCTGGAAGCCCTTCTCTCCGACGAACAGCCGGCCGAGACAGCCGGGCTCTCCGCTGCTCCACCCCTCCTCCATGGTGATGATGACGACATGAAGCGCCGCGAAGTCCTGGGTCTGCTCGCCGTTACGGGTGCGCTGGTCGCTCTTCCCGATCCCGGCGAGGCCGCCCGAGGGCGGGCAGTATCGATGCTCTTGGAGACAGGGGACGCCCTACACCGCAGCCTCTGGCAGGCCTACGCGCTATCGGACTCCAAGCAGGTCGTCTTCCCTGCGGTGCGCGCACAGCTCGATGTGATGGCGAAGGGGCTGACCGAGACCCGTACTGCTGTGGATCGGTCCCGATTGTGTCGGATGACAGCCGACGTCTACCAGCTCGTCGGTGAGCTGTTCTTCGACGCCAACAGGTACACCGAAGCCGCGCAGTGCTACACACTGGCCGCCAACGCGGCCTACGCCGGTAGCGACCACGACCTGTGGGCCTGTGCCATGACCCGCCACGCGTACGTCGAGCTGTACGCGCGCCGCGCGCACGCCGCCCAGCCCCTGCTCGCGGCAGCTTTCCGCATCGCCCTGAGGGGCGACGACACTCTCTCCACCCGTCACTGGGTCGCGGCCGTGCAGGCGCAGGCGTACGCCGCCGTGGGCGACCTCGACGCATGCAACCGGGCTCTTGACGAAGCAGAGAAAGCGCACGCCCTCGACGGCGCTCACTCCCACAACGGCGGCTGGCTCCGCTTCGACGGCTCCCGCCTGGCAGAGGAGCGAGGAGCCTGCTACCTCCAACTGGGCCGCCCTGATCTCGCCGAGGAAGCGCTGACCACGGCCCTTGCCCAGCCTCTGTCCCTGCGTCGCCGCGCCGCTGTTCTGAGCGACCTCGCCGTGCTCGGGGCGCACAGGCAAGACACCGATCAGGTCGTGCACTACGCGGAGCAGGCACTCGGACTGGCCGACCTGTCGAATTCGGGATTCATCGGCAAGAAGCTGGACGGGCTTCGGGGGCGTCTTGCCCCGCTCATGTCCGATGACCGAGTCTCGACTCTTGATCACCGAATCGCTGCGCTTCCGCGCACCGCATAA
- a CDS encoding nuclear transport factor 2 family protein translates to MAISVDKLSDPAVRAFVGALNAGDRAAFQAALAPGATMSDDGSDRDVADWTEREVFSSSGHMDVESERDGGLALVASYRNDTWGEMRTAWRFTVEDGKVSRFETGQA, encoded by the coding sequence GTGGCCATCTCCGTCGACAAGCTCAGCGACCCCGCCGTACGCGCCTTCGTCGGCGCCCTGAACGCGGGCGACCGCGCCGCCTTCCAGGCCGCCCTCGCCCCGGGCGCCACCATGTCCGACGACGGGTCCGACCGGGACGTGGCCGACTGGACCGAGCGGGAGGTCTTCTCCAGCTCGGGCCACATGGACGTCGAGTCGGAGCGCGACGGCGGGCTGGCGCTGGTCGCCAGCTACCGCAACGACACCTGGGGCGAGATGCGGACGGCCTGGCGCTTCACCGTCGAGGACGGGAAGGTCAGCCGCTTCGAGACCGGGCAGGCGTAG
- a CDS encoding PhzF family phenazine biosynthesis protein: MTNILRYTAFSTDPAGGNPAGVVLDAAGLDHDAMLAIAAELGYSESAFLTAPPEGLGEPGRAFTIRYFSPKTEVPFCGHATVATAVALGDRVGPGELVFATQAGTVPVTVTEEDGTLRATLTSVEPHTEPIAPDDLAQALAALGWPAADLDPAVEPRIAFAGARHLVLTAATRARLADLSYDFEGLATLMRRLDVVTVQLVWRASETVFHVRNPFPVGGVVEDPATGAAAAAFGAYARELGLVPEESVLTLHQGEDLGRPGVLTVTLRAGDPRVRVGGTGVRIPE, encoded by the coding sequence ATGACTAACATCCTGCGCTACACCGCCTTCTCCACCGACCCCGCCGGAGGCAACCCCGCCGGGGTCGTCCTCGACGCCGCGGGACTCGACCACGACGCCATGCTCGCGATCGCCGCCGAACTCGGCTACAGCGAGTCCGCGTTCCTGACCGCACCGCCCGAGGGCCTCGGCGAGCCGGGACGGGCGTTCACCATCCGTTACTTCAGCCCCAAGACCGAGGTCCCCTTCTGCGGGCACGCCACCGTGGCGACGGCCGTGGCCCTGGGCGACCGGGTCGGCCCGGGCGAACTGGTCTTCGCGACCCAGGCGGGTACGGTCCCGGTGACCGTCACCGAGGAGGACGGCACCCTGCGCGCCACCCTCACCAGTGTCGAGCCGCACACCGAGCCGATCGCGCCGGACGACCTCGCCCAGGCGCTGGCCGCGCTCGGCTGGCCCGCCGCCGACCTGGACCCGGCGGTCGAGCCGCGCATCGCGTTCGCGGGCGCGCGCCACCTGGTGCTGACGGCCGCGACCCGCGCGCGCCTGGCGGACCTCTCGTACGACTTCGAGGGCCTGGCCACCCTGATGCGGCGGCTCGACGTGGTGACGGTGCAGCTGGTGTGGCGCGCCTCGGAGACCGTCTTCCACGTCCGCAACCCGTTCCCGGTCGGCGGCGTGGTGGAGGACCCGGCGACGGGCGCGGCCGCCGCGGCCTTCGGCGCGTACGCCCGTGAACTCGGCCTGGTCCCCGAGGAGTCGGTCCTCACCCTGCACCAGGGCGAGGACCTGGGCCGCCCCGGCGTCCTGACGGTGACGCTGCGGGCGGGCGACCCGCGCGTACGGGTGGGCGGGACGGGCGTCCGCATCCCGGAGTGA
- a CDS encoding SDR family oxidoreductase, producing MTASAARKTAVVTGAGSGIGRSVALALAAAGWSVALAGRRAEPLAETAALAGPDADVLPVATDVTSPDEVAALFAAVRDRYGRLDLLFNNAGTFGPGGVAVEDLAYEAWRHVVDTNLNGAFLCAQAAFRQMKAQEPQGGRIINNGSISAHVPRPNSVAYTATKHAMTGLTKSLSLDGRPYRIAVGQIDIGNAATEMTARMTAGVPQANGELAAEPVMDAADVARTVRHMAELPLEANVQFATVMATTMPYIGRG from the coding sequence ATGACCGCATCCGCAGCGCGCAAGACCGCCGTCGTCACCGGCGCGGGCTCCGGCATCGGCCGCTCCGTGGCGCTCGCCCTGGCCGCGGCGGGCTGGTCCGTCGCCCTGGCCGGCCGCCGCGCGGAGCCGCTGGCCGAGACCGCGGCGCTGGCCGGCCCCGACGCCGACGTCCTGCCCGTCGCCACGGACGTGACCTCGCCGGACGAGGTGGCGGCCCTGTTCGCGGCGGTACGGGACCGGTACGGGCGGCTCGACCTGCTCTTCAACAACGCGGGCACGTTCGGGCCCGGCGGGGTCGCGGTGGAGGACCTGGCGTACGAGGCGTGGCGCCATGTCGTCGACACCAACCTCAACGGGGCGTTCCTGTGCGCGCAGGCCGCGTTCCGGCAGATGAAGGCGCAGGAGCCGCAGGGCGGCCGGATCATCAACAACGGCTCCATCTCCGCGCACGTGCCGCGCCCGAACTCGGTGGCCTACACCGCGACCAAGCACGCCATGACGGGCCTGACCAAGTCCCTCTCCCTGGACGGCCGTCCGTACCGGATCGCGGTCGGCCAGATCGACATCGGCAACGCGGCGACGGAGATGACGGCCCGGATGACGGCGGGGGTGCCGCAGGCCAACGGGGAGCTGGCGGCGGAGCCGGTGATGGACGCGGCGGACGTGGCCCGGACGGTGCGGCACATGGCGGAACTCCCCCTGGAGGCGAACGTGCAGTTCGCCACGGTGATGGCGACGACGATGCCGTACATCGGCCGAGGCTGA
- a CDS encoding multidrug effflux MFS transporter: MTESGRTAEAHIPVPAAVTAARRAGLLVTLVLGGLTALPPLSMDMYLPALPEVTGALHASAATVQLTLTACLAGMALGQLVVGPMSDKWGRRRPLLAGMAVYVVATAVCAFAPDAGLLIAFRLLQGLAGAAGIVIARAVVRDLYDGVEMARFFSTLMLISGAAPVVAPLIGGQVLRLTDWRGVFVVLTAVGLLLTLFVWRCLGETLPPERRHEGGVGEALRTMGGLLKDRVFTGYVLAGGLAFAALFSYISASPFVIQEIYGASPQTFSLLFGLNSVGLVAAGQINGKLLVGRVSLDKVLVCSLSAVVLAAVALLVMTSGVFGDPGLAPVAAGLFVLMSAMGMATPNTTAQALMRTPHAAGSASALLGTSSFLIGAVASPLVGIAGEGTAVPMAVVQLASGVAALLCFLLLCRPWQRRDSAV; the protein is encoded by the coding sequence ATGACCGAGAGCGGCCGGACGGCAGAGGCACACATACCGGTACCGGCGGCCGTCACCGCCGCCCGCCGCGCCGGACTCCTGGTCACCCTGGTCCTCGGCGGGCTCACCGCGCTCCCGCCGCTCTCCATGGACATGTACCTGCCCGCGCTCCCGGAGGTCACCGGCGCGCTGCACGCGTCCGCCGCCACCGTCCAGCTCACCCTCACCGCGTGCCTGGCGGGCATGGCGCTCGGCCAGCTCGTCGTCGGGCCGATGAGCGACAAGTGGGGGCGCCGCAGGCCGCTCCTGGCCGGCATGGCCGTGTACGTGGTCGCCACCGCCGTCTGCGCCTTCGCGCCGGACGCCGGACTGCTGATCGCCTTCCGGCTGCTCCAGGGTCTGGCGGGCGCGGCGGGCATCGTGATCGCCCGCGCGGTGGTGCGGGACCTGTACGACGGCGTGGAGATGGCCCGGTTCTTCTCCACCCTGATGCTGATCTCCGGCGCGGCCCCGGTGGTGGCTCCGCTGATCGGCGGCCAGGTGCTGCGGCTGACCGACTGGCGCGGGGTGTTCGTGGTGCTCACCGCCGTCGGGCTGCTGCTCACCCTCTTCGTCTGGCGCTGCCTGGGCGAGACGCTGCCGCCCGAGCGGCGGCACGAGGGCGGGGTCGGCGAGGCCCTGCGCACCATGGGCGGGCTGCTCAAGGACCGCGTCTTCACCGGTTACGTGCTGGCGGGCGGCCTCGCGTTCGCCGCGCTCTTCTCGTACATCTCGGCCTCCCCGTTCGTGATCCAGGAGATCTACGGGGCCTCGCCGCAGACCTTCTCGCTGCTCTTCGGGCTCAACTCGGTCGGCCTGGTGGCCGCCGGGCAGATCAACGGCAAGCTCCTGGTGGGCCGGGTCAGCCTCGACAAGGTGCTGGTGTGCTCGCTGAGCGCGGTGGTGCTCGCGGCGGTGGCGCTGCTCGTCATGACCTCCGGCGTCTTCGGCGACCCGGGCCTCGCCCCGGTCGCGGCCGGCCTGTTCGTGCTGATGTCCGCGATGGGCATGGCCACGCCCAACACCACGGCCCAGGCGCTGATGCGCACCCCGCACGCGGCGGGCTCCGCGTCCGCGCTGCTCGGCACCTCCTCGTTCCTGATCGGCGCGGTGGCCTCGCCGCTGGTGGGGATCGCGGGGGAGGGGACGGCCGTGCCGATGGCCGTGGTGCAGCTCGCCTCCGGCGTCGCGGCGCTGCTCTGCTTCCTGCTGCTGTGCCGCCCCTGGCAGCGGCGGGACTCGGCGGTCTGA
- a CDS encoding small ribosomal subunit Rsm22 family protein, whose amino-acid sequence MNENVRVPEALRSSLAGLLDGLPPSQAAQAVERLIATYRGATQTHAPVLRDRSDVAAYAAYRMPATFEAVRSALGALQDAVPQWTPATHTDVGGGTGAASWAVAEAWDTATTVLDWAEPALAVGRELAAASGVEGLGAIRWERARIGSALKLAATDLITVSYVLNELTAEDRTALVDAAASAATGAVVIVEPGTPDGYARIIEARDRLIAAGFTVAAPCPHSAACPIEPGTDWCHFSARVSRSSLHRQVKGGSLAYEDEKFSYVAAVRGPAEPAGNRIVRRPQIRKGQVLLELCTPQEELRRETVSKRHGPLYRAARDAEWGDAWPPAE is encoded by the coding sequence GTGAACGAGAACGTACGCGTCCCGGAAGCCCTGCGGTCGAGCCTGGCGGGGCTGCTGGACGGGCTGCCGCCGTCGCAGGCCGCGCAGGCCGTCGAGCGGCTGATCGCCACCTACCGGGGCGCCACCCAGACCCATGCCCCGGTGCTGCGCGACCGCTCCGACGTGGCCGCGTACGCCGCGTACCGGATGCCCGCGACCTTCGAGGCGGTGCGGTCCGCCCTCGGCGCCCTCCAGGACGCCGTCCCGCAGTGGACCCCGGCCACCCACACCGACGTCGGCGGCGGCACCGGCGCGGCGAGCTGGGCGGTCGCGGAGGCGTGGGACACCGCCACCACCGTCCTGGACTGGGCCGAGCCCGCACTGGCCGTCGGCCGCGAACTGGCCGCCGCCTCAGGCGTCGAGGGCCTCGGCGCGATCCGCTGGGAGCGGGCCCGGATCGGCTCGGCGCTGAAGCTGGCCGCCACCGATCTGATCACCGTCTCGTACGTGCTGAACGAGCTCACCGCCGAGGACCGCACCGCCCTGGTGGACGCCGCCGCGTCCGCCGCCACCGGAGCCGTGGTCATCGTCGAGCCGGGCACCCCCGACGGCTACGCGCGGATCATCGAGGCCCGGGACCGGCTGATCGCGGCCGGGTTCACCGTCGCCGCGCCCTGCCCGCACAGCGCCGCCTGCCCCATCGAGCCGGGCACGGACTGGTGCCACTTCTCGGCCCGGGTCAGCCGCTCCTCCCTGCACCGGCAGGTCAAGGGCGGGTCACTGGCGTACGAGGACGAGAAGTTCAGCTATGTGGCGGCGGTACGGGGACCGGCCGAGCCCGCCGGGAACCGGATCGTGCGGCGGCCCCAGATCCGCAAGGGGCAGGTGCTGCTGGAGCTGTGCACGCCGCAGGAGGAGCTGCGCCGCGAGACGGTCAGCAAGCGCCACGGGCCGCTGTACCGGGCGGCCCGCGACGCCGAGTGGGGCGACGCGTGGCCCCCGGCGGAGTAG
- the ddaH gene encoding dimethylargininase translates to MLSETRDLSAPRVARPRRYLMCPPAHFKVTYSINPWMDPAKPVDLPLALAQWEDLRDRYRALGHTVELLEPRPDLPDMVFAANGATVIDGRVLGARFAHPEREAEAEAHLRWFRSHGFTEIHEPAHINEGEGDFAVTASYLLAGRGFRSSPLSHDEAQEFFGRPVIGLDLVDPRYYHLDTALCVLDDAADEIMYYPGAFSPGSRAVLARLFPDAVIASEADAAALGLNAVSDGLHVLLPQGAVGLFAALRERGYEPVGMDLGELLKGGGSVKCCTQELRV, encoded by the coding sequence TTGCTCAGTGAGACCCGTGACCTCAGTGCACCCCGAGTCGCCCGACCCCGGCGCTATCTGATGTGCCCACCGGCACACTTCAAGGTCACGTACTCCATCAATCCCTGGATGGATCCCGCCAAGCCCGTCGACCTGCCGCTCGCCCTCGCCCAGTGGGAGGACCTGCGCGACCGCTACCGGGCGCTCGGCCACACCGTCGAGCTGCTCGAACCCCGCCCCGACCTGCCCGACATGGTCTTCGCCGCCAACGGGGCCACCGTCATCGACGGCCGGGTGCTGGGCGCCCGCTTCGCCCATCCCGAACGGGAGGCGGAGGCCGAGGCCCATCTGCGCTGGTTCCGCTCGCACGGCTTCACCGAGATCCACGAGCCGGCCCACATCAACGAGGGCGAGGGCGACTTCGCCGTCACCGCCTCCTATCTGCTGGCCGGGCGCGGCTTCCGGTCCAGTCCGCTCTCGCACGACGAGGCGCAGGAGTTCTTCGGCCGGCCGGTGATCGGGCTCGACCTCGTCGACCCGCGCTACTACCACCTGGACACGGCGCTGTGCGTGCTCGACGACGCGGCCGACGAGATCATGTACTACCCGGGCGCCTTCTCGCCCGGCAGCCGGGCCGTCCTCGCCCGGCTCTTCCCGGACGCGGTGATCGCCTCCGAGGCGGACGCGGCGGCACTGGGGCTGAACGCGGTGAGCGACGGTCTCCACGTGCTGCTGCCGCAGGGCGCGGTGGGGCTGTTCGCGGCCCTGCGGGAGCGGGGGTACGAGCCGGTCGGCATGGACCTGGGCGAGCTGCTCAAGGGCGGCGGCAGCGTGAAGTGCTGCACGCAGGAGCTGCGGGTCTGA